Proteins encoded together in one Streptomyces sp. B1I3 window:
- a CDS encoding ATP/GTP-binding protein — protein MDFASSSGGAARSTTSAKIVVAGGFGVGKTTFVGAVSEINPLRTEAVMTSASAGIDDLTHTGDKTTTTVAMDFGRITLDQDLILYLFGTPGQDRFWFMWDDLVRGAIGAVVLVDTRRLADCFPAVDYFENSGLPFVIALNGFDGHQPYTPDEVREALQIGPDTPILTTDARHRADAKSALITLVEHALMARLR, from the coding sequence GTGGACTTCGCAAGCTCTAGCGGCGGAGCGGCCCGCTCCACTACCTCGGCGAAGATCGTGGTGGCAGGGGGCTTCGGCGTGGGTAAGACCACGTTTGTCGGTGCCGTTTCGGAGATCAACCCGCTGCGCACCGAAGCCGTGATGACGTCCGCGTCCGCGGGCATCGACGACCTGACCCACACCGGGGACAAGACCACCACCACGGTGGCCATGGACTTCGGACGCATCACCCTGGACCAGGACCTGATCCTCTACCTGTTCGGCACCCCCGGACAGGACCGCTTCTGGTTCATGTGGGACGACCTGGTCCGCGGCGCCATCGGCGCCGTCGTCCTCGTCGACACCCGCCGCCTCGCCGACTGCTTCCCCGCCGTCGACTACTTCGAGAACAGCGGCCTCCCCTTCGTCATCGCCCTCAACGGCTTCGACGGACACCAGCCCTACACGCCCGACGAGGTGCGCGAGGCGCTGCAGATCGGGCCGGACACCCCCATCCTGACGACGGACGCCCGTCACCGCGCCGACGCCAAGAGCGCGCTCATCACGCTCGTCGAGCACGCCCTGATGGCCCGCCTGCGCTGA
- a CDS encoding DUF742 domain-containing protein: protein MAAPTGGHPYEGGQRVSGEQGDNRFDTPSMPGRQGSQDPYQPYPPYGQQQQQPNGWQQDGGWQQQQPGSGWPEQQPHQQPPQRYESPPSRIQPVQRQTSQPAKPAAHNPLVRPYAMTGGRTRPRYQLAIEALVSTTADPARLQGQLPEHQRICRLCIEIKSVAEVSALLSIPLGVARILVADLAEAGLVAIHQPGGDEAAGGQPDVTLLERVLSGLRKL from the coding sequence GTGGCAGCACCCACAGGCGGACACCCGTACGAGGGCGGTCAGCGGGTTTCGGGTGAGCAGGGTGACAACCGTTTCGACACTCCCTCGATGCCCGGCAGACAGGGTTCGCAAGACCCTTACCAGCCGTATCCGCCGTACGGGCAGCAGCAGCAGCAGCCCAACGGCTGGCAGCAGGACGGCGGCTGGCAGCAGCAGCAGCCGGGGTCCGGATGGCCGGAGCAGCAGCCGCATCAGCAGCCGCCGCAGCGGTACGAGTCGCCGCCGTCGCGCATCCAGCCGGTGCAGCGCCAGACCTCTCAGCCGGCGAAGCCCGCGGCACACAACCCGCTGGTCCGTCCGTACGCCATGACCGGCGGCCGGACCCGGCCGCGGTACCAGCTCGCCATCGAGGCGCTGGTCAGCACCACGGCCGATCCGGCCAGGCTGCAAGGGCAGTTGCCCGAGCACCAGCGGATCTGCCGGCTCTGCATCGAGATCAAGTCGGTCGCCGAGGTATCGGCCCTTCTCTCGATCCCCCTCGGCGTTGCCCGAATCCTCGTCGCCGACCTGGCCGAGGCCGGACTCGTCGCTATCCATCAGCCCGGCGGCGACGAGGCCGCCGGCGGCCAACCAGATGTGACACTGCTCGAAAGGGTGCTCAGTGGACTTCGCAAGCTCTAG
- a CDS encoding roadblock/LC7 domain-containing protein — translation MSQAAQNLNWLITNFVDNTPGVSHTVVVSADGLLLAMSEGFPRDRADQLAAVASGLTSLTAGASRIFEGGAVNQTVVEMERGFLFIMSISDGSSLAVLAHPDADIGLVGYEMALLVDRAGSVLTPDLRAELQGSLLN, via the coding sequence ATGAGCCAGGCGGCGCAGAATCTCAACTGGTTGATCACCAACTTCGTGGACAACACCCCAGGGGTGTCCCACACGGTGGTGGTCTCCGCCGACGGACTCCTGCTGGCGATGTCCGAGGGATTCCCGCGCGACCGTGCCGATCAGCTGGCGGCCGTCGCCTCCGGTCTGACGTCGCTGACGGCGGGCGCCTCCCGGATCTTCGAGGGCGGCGCGGTCAATCAGACGGTTGTGGAGATGGAGCGTGGATTCCTCTTCATCATGTCCATCTCCGACGGATCCTCGCTCGCCGTTCTCGCCCACCCGGATGCCGATATCGGTCTGGTTGGGTACGAAATGGCACTGCTTGTGGACCGCGCCGGGAGCGTTCTCACCCCGGACCTCCGTGCTGAGCTCCAGGGAAGTCTTCTTAACTAA
- a CDS encoding acyl-CoA carboxylase subunit epsilon translates to MSVTPAESVLRVEKGQAGPEELAAITAVLLARAAAQPDAPARRGRDTAGWRRLERTPGFRAPHSWQG, encoded by the coding sequence ATGAGCGTTACCCCCGCCGAGTCAGTGCTGCGCGTCGAGAAGGGCCAGGCGGGCCCCGAGGAACTCGCGGCCATCACCGCGGTCCTGCTCGCCCGCGCCGCGGCCCAGCCCGACGCACCCGCCCGCCGGGGCCGTGACACCGCCGGATGGCGCCGGCTGGAGCGCACCCCCGGTTTCCGTGCCCCGCACAGCTGGCAGGGCTGA
- a CDS encoding acyl-CoA carboxylase subunit beta codes for MTVVDEIPGEPSDTRGRVAELLALREQARRGPSERATEAQHAKGKLTARERIELLLDAGSFKEVEQLRRHRATGFGLETKKPYTDGVITGWGTVEGRTVFVYAHDFRIFGGALGEAHATKIHKIMDMAISAGAPLVSLNDGAGARIQEGVSALAGYGGIFQRNTRASGVIPQISVMLGPCAGGAAYSPALTDFVFMVRETSQMFITGPDVVKAVTGEEITQNGLGGADVHAETSGVAHFAYDDEETCIAEVRYLIGMLPSNNRENPPVVPSDDPADRRGDVLLDLVPADGNRPYDMHKVIEELVDDGDFLEVHERWARNIVCALARLDGQVVGIVANQPQSLAGVLDIEASEKAARFVQMCDAFNIPIVTLLDVPGFLPGVDQEHGGIIRHGAKLLYAYCNATVPRISLILRKAYGGAYIVMDSQSIGADLTYAWPTNEIAVMGAEGAANVIFRRQIADAEDPEAMRARMVKEYKAELMHPYYAAERGLVDDVIDPAETREVLIASLAMLRNKHADLPSRKHGNPPQ; via the coding sequence ATGACCGTTGTGGACGAAATCCCGGGCGAGCCGAGTGACACGCGTGGCCGGGTGGCCGAACTGCTGGCGCTGCGCGAGCAGGCCCGGCGCGGGCCGAGCGAGCGGGCGACCGAGGCGCAGCACGCCAAGGGGAAGCTGACGGCGCGGGAGCGCATCGAGCTCCTCCTGGACGCGGGTTCGTTCAAGGAGGTCGAGCAGCTGCGGCGGCACCGGGCGACCGGGTTCGGCCTGGAGACGAAGAAGCCCTACACCGACGGTGTCATCACCGGCTGGGGCACGGTCGAGGGCCGCACGGTCTTCGTCTACGCGCACGACTTCCGGATCTTCGGCGGCGCGCTGGGCGAGGCCCACGCCACCAAGATCCACAAGATCATGGACATGGCCATCTCGGCCGGGGCGCCGCTGGTCTCGCTGAACGACGGCGCCGGCGCACGGATCCAGGAGGGCGTGAGCGCGCTCGCCGGATACGGCGGCATCTTCCAGCGCAACACCCGTGCCTCCGGGGTCATCCCGCAGATCAGTGTGATGCTCGGCCCGTGCGCGGGCGGCGCGGCCTACAGCCCCGCCCTCACCGACTTCGTGTTCATGGTCCGTGAGACCTCGCAGATGTTCATCACCGGACCCGACGTCGTCAAGGCCGTCACCGGCGAGGAGATCACCCAGAACGGGCTCGGCGGCGCGGACGTGCACGCCGAGACCTCGGGCGTCGCGCACTTCGCGTACGACGACGAGGAGACGTGCATCGCCGAGGTCCGCTACCTGATCGGCATGCTCCCGTCCAACAACCGCGAGAACCCGCCCGTCGTGCCCAGCGACGACCCGGCCGACCGGCGCGGCGACGTCCTGCTGGACCTGGTCCCGGCCGACGGCAACCGCCCCTACGACATGCACAAGGTCATCGAGGAGCTCGTCGACGACGGCGACTTCCTCGAGGTCCACGAGCGCTGGGCCCGCAACATCGTCTGCGCCCTGGCCCGTCTGGACGGACAGGTCGTCGGCATCGTGGCCAACCAGCCCCAGTCGCTGGCCGGTGTCCTGGACATCGAGGCGTCCGAGAAGGCCGCGCGCTTCGTCCAGATGTGTGATGCCTTCAACATCCCCATCGTCACTCTCCTGGACGTACCCGGCTTCCTGCCCGGCGTCGATCAGGAGCACGGTGGGATCATCCGTCACGGGGCGAAGCTCCTGTACGCGTACTGCAACGCCACCGTGCCGCGGATCTCGCTGATCCTGCGCAAGGCCTACGGAGGCGCGTACATCGTGATGGACAGCCAGTCCATCGGAGCCGACCTCACCTACGCGTGGCCCACCAACGAGATCGCGGTGATGGGCGCCGAAGGTGCCGCCAACGTCATCTTCCGCCGTCAGATCGCGGACGCCGAGGACCCCGAAGCCATGCGGGCCCGCATGGTCAAGGAGTACAAGGCCGAGCTCATGCACCCCTACTACGCCGCGGAGCGCGGGCTGGTCGACGACGTCATCGACCCCGCCGAGACGCGTGAGGTCCTGATCGCCTCTCTCGCGATGCTCCGCAACAAGCACGCCGACCTGCCGTCCCGCAAGCACGGCAACCCGCCGCAGTAG
- a CDS encoding nitrate- and nitrite sensing domain-containing protein: MRRSNEGSAAQPERGNFTPPPRAAVSPVPEPSETEPAGGGSSSRLSPRNWRVPTRLNAILLIPALVGLVMGGFQVKGAIDTWNEAQDAEKTALVVRAAAEYGQALLNERDLTAQPLLSNKRTAAEVEQVRATTDQAAAKFNTAVQGMPAKKGLERRLKLFKVEEPLLPELRKAAYAEAMDPVKTEEGYTKVQHSLMEFSNELGLGTGNITSYGRTVYAIELAKAAESLQRSIGMHLLVRPSQEDGKFNDQVKAFGSYNYLEQIALGEFVSGGTEADAARLKEVMAGKAAEGAKQLKEAKAQAQATGEPFVAPPSIDGSVFDGMAQQIGQGKDPDKLKAKGITPETWMAAATAKFDGYSTVENELVDKAVAEAAEISSDAKTDAIVNGAIVIVALLAAFIIAGLMARQMSRSMRQLRTAAFSIAEQRLPMLVDQLSRTEPGRVDTRVQPIPIDSRDEIGEVARAFDQVHREAVRLAAEQAMLRGNVNAIFTNLSRRNQSLIEGQLTLITDLENNEADPDQLESLFKLDHLATRMRRNGENLLVLAGEEPGRRWNQPVPLVDVLRAASSEVESYERIELTGVPESEIHGQAVTDLVHLLAELLENATTFSSPQTKVRVTATRLPDGRVMVEIHDKGIGLTAEDFADINHKLANPPTVDAAVSQRMGLFVVGRLADRHGIRVQLRPSGEQAGTTSLVMLPDAITHGGGGESLPQDDFTVSSIMPAQQQAFDPMPQQAQMRTAAELGFDDSRYDAAAADAPQLDPVNRSLMREERRAALEAQTGGERQPFPGEDANRQAYAQDGFGQQQQYAPENYAQEPQGYAQPAYEGGYEQYGAEGGYPQPQQQEGYAEAAYAAPQEPQQQYADQFAPQPDQSHQGDWANQSAYQQTYEPLGQPEAESLPRAPAEPQEHVGFDRPGLTPNSGQELTGAGLPRRGAGQQHWQPTGRGNESPAAPEQRQRPQQPEQAQQPQTAAANGDGPDDWRSTNDERWERAEKLREPKAGGVTPSGLPRRVPKANLVEGTAEQTQQGGPQVSRAPEDVRGRLSNLRRGVQRGRTAGSDTSNTYNQER; this comes from the coding sequence GTGAGGCGAAGCAACGAGGGCTCCGCGGCGCAGCCGGAGCGGGGTAACTTCACCCCGCCGCCGCGCGCTGCGGTGTCGCCGGTACCGGAACCGTCCGAGACGGAACCGGCAGGTGGGGGCAGCAGCAGCCGGCTGTCACCGCGCAACTGGCGGGTGCCCACCCGGCTGAACGCGATCCTCCTGATACCCGCCCTGGTCGGCCTGGTCATGGGCGGCTTCCAGGTGAAGGGGGCGATCGACACCTGGAACGAGGCCCAGGACGCCGAGAAGACGGCCCTGGTCGTCCGCGCGGCCGCCGAGTACGGACAGGCACTGCTGAACGAGCGTGACCTCACCGCCCAGCCGCTGCTGTCCAACAAGCGCACCGCCGCCGAGGTGGAGCAGGTCCGCGCCACCACCGACCAGGCGGCCGCCAAGTTCAACACCGCCGTGCAGGGCATGCCCGCCAAAAAGGGCCTGGAGCGCCGCCTCAAGCTGTTCAAGGTCGAGGAGCCGCTGCTCCCCGAACTGCGCAAGGCCGCCTACGCCGAGGCGATGGACCCGGTGAAGACGGAAGAGGGCTACACCAAGGTCCAGCACTCGCTGATGGAGTTCTCCAACGAGCTCGGCCTCGGCACCGGAAACATCACCAGTTACGGCCGTACCGTCTACGCGATTGAGCTGGCCAAGGCCGCAGAATCGCTTCAGCGCTCGATCGGCATGCACCTCCTCGTGCGCCCGAGCCAGGAGGACGGCAAGTTCAACGACCAGGTCAAGGCGTTCGGCTCGTACAACTACCTGGAGCAGATCGCCCTCGGCGAGTTCGTCTCCGGCGGTACGGAGGCCGACGCGGCCCGGCTCAAGGAAGTCATGGCCGGCAAGGCCGCCGAGGGCGCCAAGCAGCTCAAGGAGGCCAAGGCGCAGGCCCAGGCCACCGGAGAGCCGTTCGTGGCACCGCCGAGCATCGACGGTTCGGTCTTCGACGGCATGGCCCAGCAGATCGGGCAGGGCAAGGACCCGGACAAGCTGAAGGCCAAGGGCATCACGCCCGAGACGTGGATGGCCGCGGCCACCGCGAAGTTCGACGGCTACTCCACGGTCGAGAACGAGCTCGTGGACAAGGCCGTGGCCGAGGCTGCGGAGATCTCCTCCGACGCCAAGACCGACGCCATCGTCAACGGCGCGATCGTGATCGTCGCCCTGCTGGCCGCGTTCATCATCGCCGGCCTCATGGCCCGCCAGATGAGCCGCTCGATGCGCCAGCTGCGCACGGCCGCCTTCAGTATCGCCGAGCAGCGGCTGCCGATGCTGGTCGACCAGCTGTCGCGGACCGAGCCCGGCCGGGTGGACACCCGGGTGCAGCCGATTCCGATCGACAGCCGGGACGAGATCGGCGAGGTCGCCCGCGCCTTCGACCAGGTGCACCGCGAGGCGGTCCGGCTCGCGGCCGAGCAGGCCATGCTGCGGGGCAACGTCAACGCGATCTTCACCAACCTCTCGCGCCGCAACCAGTCGCTCATCGAGGGCCAGCTGACCCTCATCACCGACCTTGAGAACAACGAGGCAGACCCGGACCAGCTGGAGAGCCTCTTCAAGCTGGACCACCTGGCCACCCGTATGCGCCGCAACGGTGAGAACCTCCTCGTCCTCGCGGGTGAGGAGCCCGGCCGCCGCTGGAACCAGCCGGTACCGCTGGTCGACGTGCTGCGGGCCGCCTCCTCCGAGGTGGAGTCCTACGAGCGCATCGAGCTCACCGGTGTCCCGGAGAGCGAGATCCACGGCCAGGCCGTGACCGACCTCGTCCACCTGCTGGCCGAGCTGCTGGAGAACGCGACCACGTTCTCCTCGCCGCAGACCAAGGTGCGCGTGACGGCGACCCGGCTGCCGGACGGCCGGGTCATGGTCGAGATCCACGACAAGGGCATCGGCCTGACCGCCGAGGACTTCGCCGACATCAACCACAAGCTGGCCAACCCGCCGACGGTGGACGCCGCGGTCTCCCAGCGGATGGGCCTGTTCGTGGTCGGCCGGCTGGCCGACCGGCACGGCATCCGTGTGCAGCTCCGCCCCTCGGGCGAGCAGGCGGGCACGACGTCGCTGGTCATGCTGCCGGACGCGATCACCCATGGTGGCGGTGGCGAGAGCCTTCCGCAGGACGACTTCACCGTCTCCTCGATCATGCCCGCGCAGCAGCAGGCGTTCGACCCGATGCCGCAGCAGGCCCAGATGCGTACGGCGGCGGAGCTCGGCTTCGACGACTCGCGCTACGACGCGGCGGCGGCGGACGCCCCGCAGCTCGACCCGGTCAACCGGTCGCTCATGCGTGAGGAGCGACGGGCTGCTCTGGAGGCCCAGACGGGCGGCGAACGCCAGCCGTTCCCCGGCGAGGACGCCAACCGGCAGGCCTACGCCCAGGACGGCTTCGGCCAGCAGCAGCAGTACGCGCCGGAGAACTACGCCCAGGAGCCCCAGGGCTACGCACAGCCCGCCTACGAGGGCGGCTACGAGCAGTACGGTGCCGAGGGCGGCTACCCGCAGCCTCAGCAGCAGGAGGGCTATGCGGAAGCGGCGTACGCGGCTCCGCAGGAACCTCAGCAGCAGTACGCCGATCAGTTCGCGCCGCAGCCTGACCAGTCCCACCAGGGAGATTGGGCGAATCAGAGCGCCTACCAGCAGACGTACGAGCCGCTCGGGCAGCCCGAAGCGGAATCACTTCCCAGGGCTCCCGCCGAGCCGCAGGAGCACGTAGGCTTCGACCGGCCGGGCCTGACCCCGAACAGTGGTCAGGAACTCACGGGGGCGGGTCTTCCGCGCCGGGGCGCCGGCCAGCAGCACTGGCAGCCGACCGGCCGCGGCAACGAGTCACCCGCCGCGCCGGAGCAGCGGCAGCGACCGCAGCAGCCGGAGCAGGCACAGCAGCCGCAGACGGCGGCGGCGAACGGGGACGGCCCCGACGACTGGCGCTCGACCAACGACGAGCGCTGGGAGCGGGCCGAGAAGCTCCGGGAGCCCAAGGCGGGCGGGGTCACCCCCTCCGGCCTCCCCCGGCGGGTACCCAAGGCCAACCTGGTCGAGGGCACGGCGGAGCAGACACAGCAGGGCGGCCCCCAGGTCTCCCGCGCCCCCGAGGACGTCCGGGGCAGGTTGAGCAACCTGCGCCGGGGCGTACAGCGGGGACGTACCGCGGGGTCGGATACAAGTAACACCTACAACCAGGAGCGTTAG
- a CDS encoding endo-alpha-N-acetylgalactosaminidase family protein: protein MSPRFRSAAAVAVASAAVLALAGAALPATAVDPPPATAADGPAGAVLTSRQLSVAVAADFPRVLSYTERAGGARLSGSTRPVTTVTLNGTEYPVHLGKEPRFTATAAHYTLAFTGLPGVGIDAELSVAGRTTTFAVTAVRDTEAFRVGTIDIPGHDLMSVASTDPGAATAFTRLDPDSTKTADVFARVTPDTPSDPAPLGAAYAIVSTGSLAAAIESNSSYDKPSGPTGGDDSRFLHRAREEADGSVRVGVGSGQWTYRGEGAPEPASGTGLPWAKVVVTPDANGDTKVDWQDGAVAFRTIGIMAPGGQDTAGRVVTHIPFNFAGQATHPFLRTLDDVKRISLATDGLGQLAVLKGYASEGHDSAHPDYGGNYNKRAGGLHDLNALLEEGRKWGATFGVHINATESYPEAHAFDEQLVDRSRPGWNWLNQSYYIDQRRDINSGDLAGRLRQLRDETDDNLSLLYVDVYHSHGWIADQTLRTMQQQGWNVASEWSDKFERGTLWSHWANDLDYGGKTNKGLNSKIIRFIRNNEKDTWNDDPVLGQSALEEFEGWTGETDWNAFYDNIWQRNLPAKYLQQQRIIRWDGNDITFTGGVRGSVENGKRTFHDHGRKVFSGSGYLLPWDGGKKLYHYNKEGGTTSWAVPGKGAYTVYKLTGNGRVKIGTVRPVDGRITLTAAAGQPYVLHPGKAPETADPRWGQGTPVDDPGFNDAGLDAWSRTGTVTRDTDSLGRTGAELAGGATAALAQSITGLEPGARYTASALIEVEPGKSRRTTLSAGGKSVTVTRSTARDYVAASERHGTYFQRAKVNFTAPAGGRTTLRIQADGGSTARVRADDVRVVPNAPATRPDTVVYEDFEDVDQGWGPFIKGDAGGSTDPRTSISQLHAPYTQAGWNGKRVDDVLGGKESLKSHEENAGLVHRTAPWTVPMADGHRYEVEFDYVSSHAGAYAWVDGYDRIGADGVPGSTETRNTPIGRQLTTGHFSETLTAGCGDTWTGLRKRGDAPEGADFVLDGFTVTDLGAAPAGERAACATLAVAAEAETLVPGEAGTVEVVFTNHETTAATGVEMALHLPAGWTARPAGAVAFDSVAPGAEATGAWDVTPPADAAYRAYTLDADASYTVGGTPRTLGAQTTVRTLPPPPVTDSWAGDLEWTASENGWGPVERDLSNGGTGSGDGSPLRIGGVTYEKGLGTHAPAAVRYYLGGKCTSFTADVGVDDAQTSRGSVTFSVTADGTEKVTSPVLRAADPAWRLTADVTGARYVDLVVTDGGDGNGNDHADWGGARFHCGN from the coding sequence ATGTCGCCCAGATTCCGTTCGGCAGCCGCAGTCGCCGTTGCCTCAGCCGCTGTCCTGGCCCTCGCGGGGGCCGCCCTGCCCGCCACGGCCGTGGACCCGCCTCCCGCCACCGCGGCCGACGGCCCCGCCGGTGCCGTCCTCACGTCCCGGCAGCTGTCGGTCGCCGTCGCCGCCGACTTCCCGCGCGTCCTGTCGTACACCGAGCGGGCCGGTGGAGCCCGGCTGTCCGGCAGTACACGGCCCGTCACCACCGTCACGCTCAACGGAACCGAGTACCCGGTGCACCTGGGGAAGGAGCCCCGGTTCACGGCCACCGCCGCCCACTACACCCTCGCCTTCACCGGCCTGCCCGGCGTCGGGATCGACGCCGAGCTCTCCGTCGCCGGGCGCACCACCACCTTCGCGGTGACCGCCGTCCGGGACACCGAGGCCTTCCGGGTGGGCACCATCGACATACCCGGCCACGACCTGATGTCCGTCGCCTCGACGGACCCCGGCGCCGCGACCGCCTTCACCCGGCTCGACCCGGACTCCACGAAGACCGCCGACGTCTTCGCACGCGTCACCCCGGACACCCCGTCCGACCCCGCACCGCTCGGCGCCGCCTACGCGATCGTCAGCACCGGATCACTCGCGGCGGCCATCGAGTCCAACTCCTCGTACGACAAGCCCTCCGGCCCCACGGGCGGTGACGACTCCCGCTTCCTGCACCGGGCCCGCGAGGAAGCCGACGGCTCGGTCCGCGTCGGCGTCGGGTCGGGGCAGTGGACCTACCGGGGCGAAGGCGCGCCGGAGCCGGCGAGCGGGACGGGCCTGCCCTGGGCCAAGGTCGTCGTCACCCCCGACGCCAACGGGGACACGAAGGTCGACTGGCAGGACGGCGCCGTCGCCTTCCGGACCATCGGAATCATGGCGCCGGGCGGCCAGGACACCGCCGGCAGGGTCGTCACCCACATCCCGTTCAACTTCGCCGGCCAGGCCACCCATCCCTTCCTGCGCACCCTCGACGACGTCAAGCGGATCTCGCTCGCCACGGACGGCCTCGGCCAGCTCGCCGTGCTCAAGGGGTACGCCTCCGAGGGGCACGACTCCGCCCACCCCGACTACGGCGGGAACTACAACAAGCGGGCCGGCGGCCTCCACGACCTCAACGCCCTGCTCGAGGAGGGCAGGAAGTGGGGGGCCACCTTCGGCGTCCACATCAACGCCACCGAGTCCTACCCCGAGGCGCACGCCTTCGACGAACAGCTCGTCGACAGGAGCAGACCCGGCTGGAACTGGCTCAACCAGAGCTACTACATCGACCAGCGCCGCGACATCAACAGCGGCGACCTCGCCGGGCGCCTGCGGCAACTTCGCGACGAGACGGACGACAACCTCAGCCTGCTCTACGTCGACGTCTACCACTCGCACGGCTGGATCGCCGACCAGACCCTGCGGACCATGCAGCAGCAGGGTTGGAACGTGGCCAGTGAGTGGTCCGACAAGTTCGAACGGGGCACCCTCTGGTCGCACTGGGCCAACGACCTGGACTACGGCGGGAAGACGAACAAGGGCCTCAACTCCAAGATCATCCGGTTCATCCGGAACAACGAGAAGGACACCTGGAACGACGACCCGGTCCTCGGCCAGAGCGCTCTCGAGGAATTCGAGGGCTGGACCGGCGAGACCGACTGGAATGCCTTCTACGACAACATCTGGCAGCGGAACCTGCCCGCCAAGTACCTCCAGCAGCAGAGGATCATCCGCTGGGACGGCAACGACATCACCTTCACCGGCGGGGTGCGCGGCTCGGTGGAGAACGGCAAACGGACCTTCCACGACCACGGCCGCAAGGTTTTCAGCGGCAGCGGCTACCTCCTGCCGTGGGACGGCGGCAAGAAGCTGTACCACTACAACAAGGAAGGTGGGACGACGAGTTGGGCAGTGCCCGGGAAGGGCGCGTACACCGTCTACAAGCTCACCGGCAACGGCCGCGTCAAGATCGGCACGGTCCGGCCCGTCGACGGGAGGATCACGCTGACGGCCGCCGCCGGACAGCCGTACGTCCTCCACCCCGGCAAGGCCCCCGAGACGGCCGACCCCCGGTGGGGCCAGGGCACCCCCGTCGACGACCCCGGCTTCAACGACGCCGGGCTCGACGCGTGGTCCCGGACCGGCACCGTGACCCGCGACACCGACAGCCTCGGCCGCACCGGCGCGGAGCTGGCCGGCGGCGCAACGGCCGCGCTCGCCCAGAGCATCACCGGCCTGGAGCCCGGCGCACGCTACACCGCCTCGGCCCTCATCGAGGTCGAGCCCGGAAAGAGCCGGCGCACCACCCTCTCGGCGGGCGGGAAGTCCGTCACCGTCACGCGGTCCACGGCCAGGGACTACGTCGCCGCCTCCGAGCGGCACGGCACCTACTTCCAGCGGGCGAAGGTCAATTTCACCGCCCCGGCGGGCGGCCGGACCACCCTCCGGATCCAGGCGGACGGAGGCAGCACCGCCCGTGTGCGGGCCGACGACGTACGCGTCGTCCCCAACGCCCCGGCGACGAGGCCGGACACCGTCGTGTACGAGGACTTCGAGGACGTCGACCAGGGCTGGGGGCCGTTCATCAAGGGCGACGCGGGCGGTTCCACCGACCCCCGCACCAGCATCTCCCAGCTGCATGCTCCGTACACGCAGGCCGGCTGGAACGGAAAGCGCGTCGACGACGTGCTCGGCGGCAAGGAGTCCCTCAAGTCCCACGAGGAGAACGCGGGACTCGTCCACCGCACCGCGCCCTGGACCGTACCGATGGCCGACGGCCACCGGTACGAGGTCGAGTTCGACTACGTGTCCAGCCACGCCGGGGCCTACGCATGGGTCGACGGCTACGACCGGATCGGTGCCGACGGCGTACCCGGCTCGACCGAGACCCGGAACACGCCGATCGGCCGTCAGCTCACCACCGGTCACTTCTCCGAGACGCTCACGGCCGGCTGCGGGGACACCTGGACCGGACTGCGCAAGCGCGGGGACGCCCCCGAGGGCGCCGACTTCGTCCTCGACGGATTCACCGTGACCGACCTCGGCGCCGCCCCCGCCGGTGAGCGGGCCGCCTGCGCGACCCTGGCCGTGGCGGCGGAGGCGGAGACGCTCGTGCCAGGCGAGGCCGGCACCGTCGAGGTGGTGTTCACCAACCACGAGACCACCGCCGCCACCGGGGTGGAGATGGCGCTGCACCTGCCGGCCGGCTGGACGGCACGTCCCGCCGGCGCCGTCGCGTTCGACTCGGTCGCCCCGGGCGCCGAGGCCACGGGCGCCTGGGACGTCACCCCGCCGGCGGACGCCGCGTACCGGGCGTACACCCTGGACGCCGACGCCTCCTACACGGTCGGCGGCACCCCGCGCACCCTCGGCGCGCAGACCACCGTGCGCACCCTGCCCCCGCCGCCGGTCACCGACAGCTGGGCCGGTGACCTGGAGTGGACGGCGTCCGAGAACGGCTGGGGACCGGTGGAGCGTGATCTGTCGAACGGTGGGACGGGCAGTGGCGACGGCAGCCCGCTGAGGATAGGCGGCGTCACGTACGAGAAGGGGCTCGGCACACACGCCCCGGCCGCGGTCCGCTACTACCTGGGCGGGAAGTGCACGTCTTTCACCGCGGACGTCGGGGTGGACGACGCGCAGACCTCGCGTGGCAGCGTGACGTTCTCCGTCACGGCAGACGGCACGGAGAAGGTGACGTCACCAGTGCTGCGGGCGGCGGACCCGGCATGGCGGCTCACGGCCGACGTCACCGGAGCGAGGTACGTCGACCTCGTGGTCACCGACGGCGGTGACGGCAACGGCAACGACCACGCCGACTGGGGTGGCGCACGCTTCCACTGCGGGAACTGA